From the Persephonella sp. genome, the window GAAAGAGTATTACCTTACAGATGTGATTGAGCTTCTTAATCAGATGGGTAAAGATGTTTATGCTCTTATGGTTCCGGACTATACCCAGTTTATAGGGGTTAACGACAGATGGGATCTTGCAAAAGCTGAAAATATTCTCAGGATGAAATACCTCCAGTTCTGGTCTTATGCAGGAACTACATTCCACAACCCTGAGACTGTTTATATTGAGTTTGATGTTGAGCTTTCACCTGATGTTGAAATATTTCAGGGAGTTTCTCTTAAAGGAAAAACATCTATAGGAGAAGATACAGTTATTGAAGAAAACTGCACAATAATAAACTCAAAAATAGGAAAAAATGTCAAAATCCTGAGAGGTTCTATAATTGAGGATTCTGTTATTGAGGATAACACTGTTATCGGTCCTTACGCAAGAATAAGGAATAATTCTGTAGTAAAAGAAAATGCCCAGATAGGGAACTTTGTTGAAGTGAAAAACTCGGTAGTTGGAGAAAATACAGCAGCGAAACATCTTGCTTATCTTGGTGATGCACAGATAGGAAAAGATGTGAATATTGGAGCAGGGACAATAACATGTAATTATGATGGATTTAAAAAACATAAAACCGTTATCAAAGACAAAGCATTTATAGGAAGTGATACGATGCTCGTTGCACCTGTAACAATAGGAGAAGAAGCGATTACGGGATCAGGTTCTGTTATAACAAAGGATATACCTGATAAAGCACTTGGCATTGAAAGGTCCCAGCTTAAAATAATTGAAAATTACGCTGATAAAAGAAGGAAAAAAGATGATTAGGGTACTGACAGCTTTTTTGCTGTTTTTTGGTTTTTTGTATGCGTCAGATAAAGACCTGAAGCTTTTTGACAGGATAATAGTTGTTGTTAACGGTCAGCCTGTTTTACAGTCTGAGCTTGAAATAGCGATGCAGTGGTTTGGGATTAGTGATAAAAAAGAAGCAGTAAAAAAACTGATAGACCAGATTATCGTAGCTCAGGCAGCAGAAAAATTAGGAATTAGAGTGGATCCAAAGGAGATTGATGAAGCTGTTTTGAGAATAGCAAAAGCCAACAAAATGGAGGACATTCAGCAGTTTAAGAAAAAACTAATTGAACAGGGATTTTCCTATACAGAATTTAGAGATTTAATAAAAAGGGAACTTTTAATCAGAAGATACATACAGGTTCATTTGAGAAGAACACTTTTTGGGGGAATAAAAGAGGGAAAACTGGTCAAAGTTAGAAAGGTAAGAATAATATTTTTATCTACATCTAACAGAGATTTCAAAGACAAATACAACTATCTGGTAAAAAATCTTAAGGCTAAAAACTTTTCTGAGCTTGCAAAAAAATACTCAGACGATCCTGTAACAGCAGAAAAAGGGGGACTTTTAGGGGAAGTCCAGAAAGGAGACCTAATAAAAAAATTAGATGAGCAGATATGGGAAAGGAAAATAGGGGATATATTTGAAGTTCCTGTAGAAAACGGTATTTATTTTGTTTTGATTGAGTCAGAAAAAGAAAAGATGCTCAATCAGGAGCTTTCAGGTGAGGAGATAGCCAAGAAACTGAAAGATGAGTACCAGATACAGCTCAACAAGCTCAGAGAAAGGGCTGTTATACAATATCTTGATAAATCTCTTATGTAGAGGTGTAAGGTGATAAAACAGCTGATACAAAAGATAACCTCAAATACCGATCTTACAAAGGAAGAAACAGAAAAACTTTTTGATATTTTGATGAAAGGGGAAGCCACAGATGCACAGATAGGTGCTGTTCTTATAGGGCTTAAAATGAAAGGGGAAACTGTTGAGGAGATTTCATCTGCTGCATCTGTTATGAAAAAGGAAGCTGTCAAGGTTCCTGTTATAGACAAATCAAGGCTTGTTGATACCTGCGGAACAGGGGGAGACAAACTAAACACCTTTAATGTTTCTACTATAACCGCATTTGTTGTTGCAGGTGCTGGGGCGAAGGTGGCTAAACATGGGAATAGGTCTGTTTCCTCAAAATGTGGTAGTGCAGACATAATGGAAGCCCTTGGAGTAAACATTCAGATGTCTCCTGAGAAAGCAGCAGAAGCTATAGAAAAAATTGGACTGGCGTTTTTATTTGCACCTATATACCACCCAGCTATGAAAAATGTGATAAGACAAAGAAGGGAGATAGGAGTAAGAACTATATTTAATCTGCTTGGACCCCTTTCAAACCCTGCAGATGCTAAATTTCAGCTTATGGGAGTTTATGATAAAAATCTTGTTGAGCCTCTTACAAAGGTGCTGTCACAGCTTGGTGTGGAAAGGGCTTTTGTTGTTCACGGCATGGAAGGTCTTGATGAGATCTCAATAACAACTGAGACACTGATTGGTGAGCTGAACGGTGAGGAAATAAATATATATACAGTAAAACCTGAAGATTTTGGTCTTAACAGGGCTTCCCTCTCTGATATTCAGGGAGGAGACCTTGAATACAATCTGAATATAGCCCTTTCTATCCTTGAGGGTAGAGAGTATTCGCCAAAAATAGACTTTGTTGCTCTAAACGCAGCATTTGCCCTTAAAGCTGCTGGGATAGTTGAAGACATAAAAGACGGCATTGAACTTGCAAAAGAAACAATTTATTCTAAAAAGGCTTTTGAAATTCTCCAAAAACTAAGGGAATTCAATTAAGGAGGAGAAGATATGGAACTTACCATTGGGATAATTATCGCAGTATTTTTTGCGGTGCTGACTGTTATTATGTTTGCGTTAGGTTACAGGGAGGCACTTAAAGCTAAAGTTGAGGATCCTTTTGTGTATCAAAACTTTTTAATTGGGGAAGGGTGGGAGAAAGATACATTTGTGGAGTATGAAAAAATTATTGATATTTTAGGTAGGGAGCCTTCTGATGACGAAATAAAAATATTTCTCAGTCTTGTTGAAGAAGGATATCACGGAGAGGTTTTACTTAAAAAATTCTTGGAAAAAATAAATAAAAATAAGCATCATTAAAGGAGGGATTAGATGGCTTGCAAAGAGCTTGAAGGTAAACTTGCTTTTATAACCGGAGGAAGTAGAGGAATAGGAAGGGCTATAGCTCTTAAACTTGCTGAAATGGGAGCAGATGTGATAATCAACTACTATAAAAATAAAGAAAAGGCTGATGAAGTGGTCAGGGAAATAGAAGAAAAAGGGGTTAAAGGATATGCAATTCAAGGAGATTTTGGGAAAAAGGAGGATATAGACAGGGTTTTTGATGAGATAAAGGAAAAGTTTGGTTATCTTGATATTTTTGTCAGCAACGCTGTTGCTTCAGGAAGGGAAGTTGTTGGAGGATTTGCTCCGTTTTTAAGATTGAAAGAAAAGGGAACAAGGAGAATATTTGATATTACTGTTATGGGTTTTATATGGAGTGTTCAGAAAGCCGTTCCCCTTATGGAAGGTAGAGAAGGAAAAATAATAGCAATATCTTCAACTGGAACAAGAGACTACATGCCCAATTATGCTATACACGGTGCCGCAAAGTCTGCCCTTGAGGCTCTCGTCAGATATGCTGCTGTTGAGTTTGGAGAGAGGGGGATTAATGTGAATACTGTTTCAGGTGGTCCTATAGATACAGAGGCAATACAGCTTTTCCCTAACTACGAGGAGGTAAAAGAGGGAACAATCAAACTTACTCCTTTAGGCAGAATGGGTATGCCTGAGGATATCGCAGGTGTTGTTGGTTTTCTTTGCACACCTGATGCAAAATGGATACAGGGTCAGACCATTGTTGTAGATGGAGGTCTTTCTCTTGTGAGGGGGCGTTAATTTTCCACAGCTCCCTTTTTCATCATTTTTGATAAATGTCCAAAAAACATAGAAACTTCGTTAACCATATTGAATATTTCCATATTTATAGACTTTAGTTTCTCAGGTTTTTCTATAAACTCATCAAACTCAAGTAGGAGTTCTCCAAGTGCATCAATTATATGTCTTTTATCAAACATGAGGTTTTCAAGGAATACAGGAATAACAGGCTCAACAGAGGGAAAAGTAAACATTACCCATGCTATCGTTTCAGATGAAATAATTGATATGGTTCTTAATGTATCTTTGTCATTTATCTCTTTAGAAAGTTTAATAAGTGTTGTTGTTTTTTTAAGACTGTCTGAAAACTTATCAAAAATGTAAATACTGTCTTCAATACTAAGGTTGTCTTTGTCAAGAATTTTCTCTATTTTAATCCTGTTGCTTACAACATAATTCTCAAGATCACCTATTAGGTAATGTATATAAACGCTGTTTTTTTCCATTTAATCCTTGGTTAAATACTTACTTATCATATTTCTTATTTTAAGCATCGTTTTTGTGTGTATCTGGGAAATTCTTGATTCTGTCAATCCAAGTATTTCTCCTATCTCTTTCATTGATAGTTCTTCGTAATAGTAAAGTGTTATAACAAGCCTTTCCCTTTCTTTCAGTTTAGAAATTATATCAGAAATAATTCTTTTCAATTCTTCTTCTTCAACATGCTTATCAGGTGTGTCGTCGTTTATAGATAAAATCTGCCACAAACTTGTCGTGCTGTCTTCATCAATTCCTACTTTTGTGTCTATTGATATAAGACTGCTGTTTGAGATTTTTTCAGCATACTTCATGTATTCCTCAACATCCATACCTAAGTACTCTGCTATCTCTTCAGGAGTTGCCTCCCTTCCTAATTTTTGCTCAACCTCAAGGATTGCAGTCTCTATATGTCTTGCTTTTTGTCTTATATTTCTTGGAACCCAGTCAAGCTTTCTTAGACTGTCTATTATATGCCCTCTAATTCTTATCTCTGCATATGTTGAAAGTTTTACACCTTTTTCTGGATCATATTTGTTTATGGCATCAATCAGCCCCAAGACCCCTGTATTTATAAGATCCTCTTCTGTTACAGTAGGGGGGAGATTTTCCTGCTTTATTGACTGGACTATATACTGGATTTTAGGTAGAAATTCCATTATTATTTCGTTTCTCTCTCTGTTAGACACCTTCATCTTTTCTCCTCCTTACTCTACCTTTAGATTTTTTAAGTTTTTGATAAATCTATTCCAGAAGTTTTCTTTTCTTTTTAGGGGTTTTCCTTCCACAAGGTAGTTTGCTATTGCTTCAACATCTCTGCTGTATGTTGTTTTTGGATTAACAGCTGATAAAACATACCTGTCTTTTACAGATTCTGACAGTTTTTTATCTTTTCTTAAGGACCCGAAGTATTTTATGGTCTTTCCTGTAAATTCTTTTAAAATGTTGTTCATGCCTTTGTAAATTTTTTCTGCCTCGTATTCATCTTCAACAAGGTTTACGACAAGCCCTATGTCCATATTTTCCGGTTTGTAATTCAGAATAATACGGGAAATTGCATAAGAATCTGCCAGGGCTGTAGGATCAGGCGTTGTTATTACTACTGTTTTATCAGAGGCAAGACAGAAATTTATAACACTTTCTGATATTCCTGCAGATGTGTCTATCAGCATAATATCAAATTTGTAGTATATTTCCTGAAGTGAGTTCAGTATCTGGATCTGTTTTTCTTTTGGGAGGTTGGCAAGCTCTTCAAAACCTGATGATGCAGGTATGAATTTTATGCCGTATTTTGATTCCCATATTATCTCATTTATATTTTTTTCACCTGATAACAGATGGAGGAGGTTATACTTTGGTCTTTCCCCAAGAATTATATCAACATTAGCAAGGGCAAGATCTGCATCAAGTATTAAAACCGTTTTACCTAACTTTTGGAGATGATAGGCAAGATTTACTGTAAAACTTGTTTTTCCTACTCCTCCCTTGCCTGAAGTTATAGATATGACCTGAAAATCAAAAGGTTTTAACTTCTTTGCCATGTCTCTTAAGATTTCTGCCTGATCTTTCATCTGCCTCTCTCCTCAAAAATTCCGTTCAGAACCTGATAAGACTCAACAATATCCTTAGGAACATTCAGACCGTTCGTTATGTAGCTTATTTTGTAATCGTAATTTGTCAGAACAAAATAAAGGGGTATCCTGTTTTCAAGCTCGTCTAATTTGGTAAGTATAAGGTGGTGTATCTTAAACTTGCTAAAGTATCTTATGTCCCTGTCAATCAGATTTTCTTTTTTAGTTAAGGGTATTGTAAGTATGTTTTCTGCATCTGAACTTGATGTAATAAATGTTAGTATCTTTTCCACTTCTGAAAGATCTTTTATGTTTCCCGGAGTATCAAAAAGTATATGCTCAAACTCATCAAAAGAGTCTTTATACATTATAAGATCTTTTTCATCTTTTATCATAAAGAAGGGTATCTGCATTATTTCAGCAAATTTTTTAAGGCTTTCTGATCCACCAATTTTATAAAAATCAAAAGAAGCCACTGCTATCTTTTTATCCCTGTTGAATTTTAGGATAGCTGCAAGTTTTGCTATTGTAGTGCTTTTTCCTGATGATATATTCCCCAATACATTGATGTATTTTTTTGTTAAGGGGTTTGTTTCAATCTTTGTTAGAATATCAACGCTGTTAATTTTTTCAATTACAGGAAGGTAGTTTCTGTGTATCTCCTCCTGAATTTCATTAAGAAGACTGTCATTTATCTTTGAATCTTTTATTCTTATCAGTAGGTTTATCAGCTTCTCTAAATTTTTGATATCCTCATTTTTGTTGAACTTTTTCTTGAAAGTTTCAAACAGTTTGTCTTCCTTTTTTGGTGCTTTTTTCTCAGGAGAGGCGGCTAATATTTCAAACTTGCCGTCAACTTCCTTTACAGATAGAATTATTGCGTTTTCTCCCAGCTCGTCCCTTATAAGCATCCACCCTTTCTGAAGATTTTCAACGGTATATTTTTTCATTTTCATTTTAATCCCTCTCACCAAAATTATTAGCAACTATTATGCCAATTTATTAATTATTGGAAAAATAAAGGTTTTCGGTATTATTAATTAATAAGGTGCAATAATTTTTCTGCACTGTTAGAAATAAATGATGACTACAGCTACTGAGTAATTTTTTTCATGAGATATGGAAAGTGTATATTTTATGCGGTTTAGAATGGATTCTACCTCTTTGTCAGGTGGGTGCAGTAAAATTTCTGCAGGTTTTCCTGTAGAGCCTTTTATTTCTATGGATTTTAAGGGTAAGGTTTTTTTGTATGCCTGATAAAATGCCTTTATAAATGCCTCTTTTGCTGCAAACCTTGCTGAAAAACAGGAAACATATTCAGCTTTACTGAAACAGTATTTTACCTCATTTTCTGTAAAAATTCTGTTTAAAAATCTGCTTCCATGTTTTTTTATAGCTTCCCCAATCCTTCTGTTTTCAACTATATCAATTCCTGTGTAGATAAACATCTATTATTTCCTCTGCTATCTCTTCAGGATTTTTATTGTCTGTTTTTATGTGGATATGAGCCATTTTATAAACAGGCTTTCTGCTATCATACAGCTTTTTTAAGTTTTCATAAGGCTGGTTTAGTAGAGGTCTGTTTTTGTCTCCTTTGCATCTTTTTATTATTTCATCAAGGGATACATCAAGCCATACAACAAGACCTGTTTTTTTCATCAATTCAATATTTTCCCTGTTTGCTCCCAGACCTCCTCCTGTTGAGATTACAAGATTTTCTTTCTTTGAAAGGTCTTTTATCCTTTTTCTTTCAAGCTCTCTGAAATATTTTTCCCCTTTTTTTTTAAATATGTCTGATATTTTCATTTTTTTTTCTTCTTCTATCAGCTGGTCAACATCAACAAAATTCAAATTCAGCTTTTCTGCCAGTATCCTGCCTACTGTTGATTTTCCGCTCCCCATAAAACCAACAAGGTATATATTTTTCAACTTAACCCTCCTATCTTCAAAAGAAAAAAAGCAGAAGCAAAAAGAAGAATTCCGCTGATGAAAGAGTAAATTATTGACCTTATTGGGCATATCTTATAAAGGTATTTGTTTATAAATATGTTTGAAATAAAACCTATAAGAAAAAGGGCAATGAATATAAGAAAATAAAACTGAGAGAGAACCTTTTCATTTATTAGATTTCCCCCCATGATAAAAACAAAAAGATATACAAAAGCACCGCTCAAAAATATTACAATTTTTTTCAGGGTTTCCATAAATGAATTTTATCATAAGGGGTAAGAAATGAGAATCACAGTTAAGGTAAAACCTAAT encodes:
- the acpS gene encoding holo-ACP synthase, with the translated sequence MFIYTGIDIVENRRIGEAIKKHGSRFLNRIFTENEVKYCFSKAEYVSCFSARFAAKEAFIKAFYQAYKKTLPLKSIEIKGSTGKPAEILLHPPDKEVESILNRIKYTLSISHEKNYSVAVVIIYF
- a CDS encoding MinD/ParA family protein, yielding MKDQAEILRDMAKKLKPFDFQVISITSGKGGVGKTSFTVNLAYHLQKLGKTVLILDADLALANVDIILGERPKYNLLHLLSGEKNINEIIWESKYGIKFIPASSGFEELANLPKEKQIQILNSLQEIYYKFDIMLIDTSAGISESVINFCLASDKTVVITTPDPTALADSYAISRIILNYKPENMDIGLVVNLVEDEYEAEKIYKGMNNILKEFTGKTIKYFGSLRKDKKLSESVKDRYVLSAVNPKTTYSRDVEAIANYLVEGKPLKRKENFWNRFIKNLKNLKVE
- a CDS encoding peptidylprolyl isomerase gives rise to the protein MIRVLTAFLLFFGFLYASDKDLKLFDRIIVVVNGQPVLQSELEIAMQWFGISDKKEAVKKLIDQIIVAQAAEKLGIRVDPKEIDEAVLRIAKANKMEDIQQFKKKLIEQGFSYTEFRDLIKRELLIRRYIQVHLRRTLFGGIKEGKLVKVRKVRIIFLSTSNRDFKDKYNYLVKNLKAKNFSELAKKYSDDPVTAEKGGLLGEVQKGDLIKKLDEQIWERKIGDIFEVPVENGIYFVLIESEKEKMLNQELSGEEIAKKLKDEYQIQLNKLRERAVIQYLDKSLM
- a CDS encoding shikimate kinase — translated: MKNIYLVGFMGSGKSTVGRILAEKLNLNFVDVDQLIEEEKKMKISDIFKKKGEKYFRELERKRIKDLSKKENLVISTGGGLGANRENIELMKKTGLVVWLDVSLDEIIKRCKGDKNRPLLNQPYENLKKLYDSRKPVYKMAHIHIKTDNKNPEEIAEEIIDVYLHRN
- a CDS encoding SDR family oxidoreductase; the encoded protein is MACKELEGKLAFITGGSRGIGRAIALKLAEMGADVIINYYKNKEKADEVVREIEEKGVKGYAIQGDFGKKEDIDRVFDEIKEKFGYLDIFVSNAVASGREVVGGFAPFLRLKEKGTRRIFDITVMGFIWSVQKAVPLMEGREGKIIAISSTGTRDYMPNYAIHGAAKSALEALVRYAAVEFGERGINVNTVSGGPIDTEAIQLFPNYEEVKEGTIKLTPLGRMGMPEDIAGVVGFLCTPDAKWIQGQTIVVDGGLSLVRGR
- the glmU gene encoding bifunctional UDP-N-acetylglucosamine diphosphorylase/glucosamine-1-phosphate N-acetyltransferase GlmU, giving the protein MGHHHEKHIAVILAAGKGTRFRSKKPKVVHRILGKPMIHYVSLAVRWSNPDKMIYVVGHEKQQVIKAINCLNCVYVEQKEQLGTGHAVAVTKPYWENFDGIVLIVNGDLPLVEGETLKNAVKYMEALMKFEGAPAEGGQDFRNEDVAGVVITTKVPNPLGYGRVIKDKNHKIVRIVEEKDATYQEQQIDEINTGIYLFYAPYLKQVIDRLENKNAQKEYYLTDVIELLNQMGKDVYALMVPDYTQFIGVNDRWDLAKAENILRMKYLQFWSYAGTTFHNPETVYIEFDVELSPDVEIFQGVSLKGKTSIGEDTVIEENCTIINSKIGKNVKILRGSIIEDSVIEDNTVIGPYARIRNNSVVKENAQIGNFVEVKNSVVGENTAAKHLAYLGDAQIGKDVNIGAGTITCNYDGFKKHKTVIKDKAFIGSDTMLVAPVTIGEEAITGSGSVITKDIPDKALGIERSQLKIIENYADKRRKKDD
- the trpD gene encoding anthranilate phosphoribosyltransferase, whose protein sequence is MIKQLIQKITSNTDLTKEETEKLFDILMKGEATDAQIGAVLIGLKMKGETVEEISSAASVMKKEAVKVPVIDKSRLVDTCGTGGDKLNTFNVSTITAFVVAGAGAKVAKHGNRSVSSKCGSADIMEALGVNIQMSPEKAAEAIEKIGLAFLFAPIYHPAMKNVIRQRREIGVRTIFNLLGPLSNPADAKFQLMGVYDKNLVEPLTKVLSQLGVERAFVVHGMEGLDEISITTETLIGELNGEEINIYTVKPEDFGLNRASLSDIQGGDLEYNLNIALSILEGREYSPKIDFVALNAAFALKAAGIVEDIKDGIELAKETIYSKKAFEILQKLREFN
- a CDS encoding FliA/WhiG family RNA polymerase sigma factor → MKVSNRERNEIIMEFLPKIQYIVQSIKQENLPPTVTEEDLINTGVLGLIDAINKYDPEKGVKLSTYAEIRIRGHIIDSLRKLDWVPRNIRQKARHIETAILEVEQKLGREATPEEIAEYLGMDVEEYMKYAEKISNSSLISIDTKVGIDEDSTTSLWQILSINDDTPDKHVEEEELKRIISDIISKLKERERLVITLYYYEELSMKEIGEILGLTESRISQIHTKTMLKIRNMISKYLTKD